From Oceanococcus sp. HetDA_MAG_MS8, the proteins below share one genomic window:
- a CDS encoding nitroreductase: MNTTSQTQAQLALLRSRQTTQDFATTPVPEAITREALECAIRAPNHHLTNPWRFQLLGKRSIAAIANLNADLVAQKRGLEAAAKKRQRWEAIPGWLLVSCERDADPVRNRENYAACCCAIHSFCLALQAQGLGSKWTSGAVTRADGFADLVGMNPEREEFVGLIWFGYPSLNTPLSKRAPLEQVLRTRD; this comes from the coding sequence ATGAACACAACGTCCCAGACGCAGGCCCAACTCGCATTGCTGCGCAGCCGTCAAACCACGCAGGACTTCGCCACCACGCCAGTACCTGAAGCCATCACCCGCGAAGCTCTGGAATGCGCCATCCGAGCGCCGAATCACCACCTCACGAACCCCTGGCGCTTTCAGCTGTTGGGCAAGCGCAGTATCGCAGCCATCGCCAACCTGAACGCAGACTTGGTTGCCCAAAAGAGAGGTCTTGAGGCCGCCGCCAAGAAGCGCCAGCGGTGGGAAGCAATTCCAGGCTGGTTGTTGGTCAGTTGCGAGCGCGATGCGGACCCGGTGCGCAACCGCGAGAATTACGCGGCCTGCTGCTGCGCCATACACAGCTTTTGCCTCGCCCTGCAGGCTCAAGGGCTGGGCAGTAAATGGACCAGTGGCGCGGTGACCCGCGCCGACGGCTTTGCTGATCTGGTGGGCATGAACCCAGAGCGGGAAGAGTTCGTCGGCTTAATATGGTTTGGCTACCCCAGCCTCAACACACCGCTGAGCAAGCGTGCACCGCTGGAGCAGGTGCTTAGGACTCGGGACTAA
- a CDS encoding DUF481 domain-containing protein: MDLLKNIVAGCGAVSVLVFTALGAQAAEAESQPNPWFGKVAAGLVATSGNAESRSQNAEYELRYGREDALWELSSRGALLQVRSEVQNTDADGEVRSDQQTTAENYRLDVRAERRVNEQNYVFAEAEYFKDLFASIRTSTTQTLGYGRRLLNTDTTSFDLELGAGARQQELQATRDSEDEFVGQLTARLSWDPHERTSLTQRVTVQSGSENTVSESQTRIKFSVIGALWTQLGLDVRHNSQVSEGLESTDTRSSVSVLYEFGAAGGS; this comes from the coding sequence ATGGATCTGTTGAAAAATATCGTCGCAGGCTGTGGCGCAGTCAGCGTGTTGGTTTTTACAGCGCTGGGCGCGCAAGCAGCCGAGGCTGAGTCGCAGCCTAACCCGTGGTTTGGAAAGGTCGCCGCTGGCTTGGTTGCCACCAGTGGCAATGCTGAATCGCGCTCGCAAAATGCTGAGTATGAGCTGCGTTACGGCCGGGAAGACGCATTGTGGGAACTCAGTAGCCGTGGCGCTCTGCTCCAGGTGCGCAGTGAGGTGCAAAACACCGATGCCGATGGCGAGGTGCGAAGCGACCAGCAAACCACAGCAGAAAACTATCGCCTGGATGTACGTGCAGAGCGCCGTGTGAACGAACAGAACTATGTGTTTGCCGAGGCGGAATATTTTAAGGATCTGTTTGCCAGCATTCGAACCAGCACTACGCAAACATTGGGCTATGGTCGGCGCCTACTCAATACCGACACGACGAGCTTCGACCTAGAGCTCGGCGCGGGTGCTCGGCAACAGGAGTTGCAGGCCACGCGGGACAGCGAAGATGAGTTCGTCGGTCAGCTGACAGCTCGCCTCAGTTGGGACCCACATGAGCGAACCAGCCTCACCCAGCGGGTGACGGTTCAGAGCGGTTCAGAAAACACGGTGAGTGAATCTCAAACGCGCATTAAGTTTTCTGTGATTGGAGCCTTGTGGACACAGCTGGGGCTGGATGTACGGCATAACTCCCAGGTTTCCGAAGGTTTGGAGTCCACGGATACGCGCAGCAGCGTGTCTGTACTCTATGAGTTTGGTGCGGCAGGTGGGTCCTGA
- a CDS encoding sugar phosphorylase: MKHDGQQVAEQVAEHLQRIYSDDVDIAQLAKDLCDAMDLEADQGLERPPRNLWTQADAWVICYGDTISRPGEPPLQTLKRVLDEELGGAISGVHILPFFPYSSDHGFAVKDYAAVDPKLGGWEDVSALSDSYRVMADLVINHCSSEHPWFQAFIAGEGVGQDYFHSLPPDTDLEGVVRPRTSPLLRPTRCAQGEAHVWCTFSHDQIDLNFANPAVLLEFATIMRSMLDQGIRAFRLDAVAFLWKELGTSCINLPQTHEIVRLLRTLVEAVDPQTILVTETNIPNRENLSYFGNGNEAHIVYNFSLPPLLLHTLLAGHSGHLKTWLMSMPPAQTGTCFLNFIASHDGIGLRPAEGLLSEDETDALIQTSLRSGGQVSWRSLGGQSRPYEINIALWDALQGTHQGPDTWQIDRFLCAHAIMLGLEGLPALYLNSVFATANDQERFERTGKNRSLNRHQWDADELSARLGDAQDPAAIVSSRLRELLALRRQQPAFHPNATQFTLHLGDSLFGFWRQSMDRSQSVFCVSNVTNEPVQLRLDQLNLTVTDDWHNLIGGRQYASLADVVDLAPYETVWISNRPS; encoded by the coding sequence ATGAAGCATGATGGCCAGCAGGTTGCTGAGCAGGTCGCCGAGCACTTACAACGTATTTACTCCGACGATGTAGATATTGCGCAGTTGGCCAAGGACCTCTGTGATGCCATGGACCTGGAGGCCGACCAAGGCCTGGAGCGGCCCCCGCGTAATCTGTGGACACAAGCCGATGCCTGGGTGATCTGCTACGGCGACACAATTAGCCGGCCTGGGGAGCCTCCCCTACAAACACTCAAGCGCGTCTTGGATGAGGAGCTTGGCGGAGCGATCAGTGGGGTGCACATATTGCCCTTCTTCCCCTACAGCTCCGACCATGGCTTTGCCGTGAAGGACTATGCCGCAGTGGACCCCAAGCTCGGTGGTTGGGAGGATGTGTCAGCACTATCCGACTCCTACCGGGTCATGGCAGATTTGGTCATCAACCATTGTTCCAGTGAGCACCCCTGGTTTCAGGCCTTTATAGCCGGGGAGGGCGTCGGGCAGGATTACTTTCATAGCCTGCCCCCAGACACAGATCTCGAAGGCGTGGTGCGGCCACGCACAAGTCCCCTGCTCAGGCCGACGCGCTGCGCGCAGGGGGAAGCCCATGTGTGGTGCACCTTCAGCCATGACCAAATCGATCTCAACTTTGCCAATCCGGCGGTATTGTTAGAGTTCGCCACCATCATGCGGTCCATGCTTGACCAAGGCATTCGCGCCTTTAGACTCGATGCGGTGGCGTTTTTGTGGAAAGAGCTGGGTACCTCCTGCATTAATCTGCCCCAGACCCACGAGATCGTGCGCTTGTTACGGACTCTGGTTGAGGCGGTAGATCCGCAGACCATCTTGGTGACCGAAACCAATATTCCGAACCGGGAAAATTTGAGTTACTTCGGCAACGGAAACGAAGCCCACATCGTTTACAACTTTTCCTTGCCGCCGTTATTGCTCCACACTCTGCTGGCTGGGCATTCTGGCCACCTCAAAACTTGGCTGATGAGCATGCCCCCGGCGCAGACGGGTACATGCTTTTTGAACTTCATAGCCTCGCATGACGGCATAGGGCTGCGTCCGGCCGAAGGATTGCTAAGCGAGGACGAAACGGATGCGCTAATCCAAACCAGTCTGCGCAGTGGTGGGCAAGTCTCCTGGCGGAGTTTGGGAGGGCAGAGCCGGCCTTATGAAATCAACATCGCATTATGGGATGCGCTGCAAGGCACCCACCAAGGGCCGGATACCTGGCAGATAGACAGATTTCTCTGCGCACACGCGATTATGCTCGGCCTGGAAGGCTTGCCGGCGCTGTACCTGAACAGCGTGTTTGCTACCGCGAATGATCAAGAGCGCTTTGAGCGCACCGGGAAAAACCGTTCGCTTAACCGTCATCAGTGGGACGCGGATGAGCTCAGTGCCCGACTCGGCGATGCCCAAGACCCCGCCGCCATCGTCAGTTCCCGGCTACGGGAACTGCTAGCGCTGCGCCGCCAGCAGCCGGCGTTTCACCCCAATGCAACGCAGTTCACCCTGCATTTGGGCGATTCCCTGTTCGGTTTTTGGCGCCAAAGCATGGACCGAAGTCAGAGTGTGTTCTGTGTGAGCAACGTGACTAATGAACCCGTTCAACTGCGTTTGGACCAGCTCAACCTCACTGTGACTGACGACTGGCATAATCTCATTGGGGGGCGGCAATATGCGTCATTGGCCGATGTGGTCGATCTCGCCCCCTACGAAACCGTATGGATTAGCAACCGCCCGAGCTAG
- the rplM gene encoding 50S ribosomal protein L13 — MTTTVSAKADEVRRDWLLVDATDLVLGRMAAHIAHRLRGKHKPIYTPHVDTGDYVVVINADKLKVTGNKAVQKNYYRHSGRPGNLHVTRLDKQLSERPERVLEAAVKGMLPKNKLGRAMFKKLKIYSGSEHPHEAQQPQALTLN; from the coding sequence ATGACCACCACTGTTTCTGCCAAGGCCGACGAAGTTCGCCGTGACTGGCTGCTCGTTGATGCTACCGACCTGGTCTTGGGCCGGATGGCGGCACACATCGCGCATCGTCTGCGCGGCAAGCACAAGCCGATTTACACGCCTCACGTTGATACCGGCGATTACGTCGTCGTCATCAATGCGGACAAACTCAAAGTGACCGGCAACAAGGCCGTTCAAAAAAACTACTACCGTCACTCGGGTCGTCCGGGCAATCTGCACGTGACACGTCTGGACAAGCAGCTGAGCGAGCGCCCTGAGCGCGTCTTGGAAGCCGCTGTTAAAGGCATGTTGCCGAAGAACAAGCTCGGTCGGGCAATGTTCAAGAAATTGAAAATCTACAGCGGCTCTGAGCACCCACATGAAGCTCAACAACCGCAAGCACTGACTCTGAACTGA
- a CDS encoding LysR family transcriptional regulator: MPHTRPTLQQLMYFLAVAEHASFRRAADHLGISQPTLTGHISAMEKRLNIQLFERSRAGTHISPAGRELLEPARQVVEEVDTLSSLADQARGGARGVYRLGVSPTLGPYLLPHLLPALHKRYAELRLHVREDIPSRLEQDLAHGQYDLILTALPLNTSHVRSTPLLRESIALVLPMDHPLSARHPIRGADLAGLKILTIEDRHQYSRHIQQLCARLGAEVLQDYQGTSLDSVRVMVVMGLGAAFLPALYISSEIGDRADTLRITRLADEELSRTHVLAWRPSSPARGFFQQLAQDIRALIADMQVPGVHTLSD; this comes from the coding sequence GTGCCCCACACTCGCCCCACACTGCAGCAGCTCATGTATTTTTTGGCCGTGGCCGAGCATGCCAGTTTCCGTAGAGCGGCTGATCACCTGGGCATTAGTCAGCCCACGCTGACCGGTCACATCAGCGCGATGGAAAAGCGTCTGAACATCCAGCTCTTTGAGCGCTCCCGAGCCGGCACGCATATCTCGCCCGCCGGCCGAGAACTTCTGGAGCCGGCGCGCCAAGTGGTCGAAGAAGTGGACACCCTTTCCTCACTCGCCGACCAGGCACGCGGCGGTGCCAGAGGGGTGTATAGACTCGGTGTGTCGCCGACCTTAGGGCCATATTTATTGCCACACTTGCTACCGGCCCTACACAAACGATATGCAGAGCTACGCCTACACGTGAGGGAAGATATCCCTTCTCGTTTGGAGCAGGACCTCGCTCATGGCCAATACGATCTTATTCTCACCGCCCTACCCCTCAATACCAGCCATGTTCGGAGTACGCCTCTGCTTCGGGAATCGATTGCCTTGGTATTACCCATGGACCACCCACTGAGCGCCCGACATCCCATTCGTGGCGCCGACCTTGCTGGTTTGAAAATCCTCACTATCGAAGACCGGCACCAGTATTCGCGTCACATACAGCAGCTCTGCGCGCGCTTGGGTGCTGAGGTGTTGCAGGATTACCAAGGCACCAGTTTGGACTCGGTTCGCGTGATGGTGGTTATGGGTTTGGGGGCCGCATTTCTACCGGCTCTATATATTTCTTCAGAAATTGGGGACCGCGCCGACACTCTGAGGATTACCCGCTTAGCCGACGAGGAACTCAGCCGGACGCATGTCTTGGCTTGGCGACCGAGCAGCCCAGCACGTGGTTTCTTTCAGCAGTTGGCCCAGGATATCAGGGCCTTGATTGCTGATATGCAGGTCCCTGGAGTCCATACCCTCAGCGATTAA
- a CDS encoding clan AA aspartic protease: protein MPRLRNFFLYFAPLLCANVAAHGVGPEAAVETVAAHGVEQDVVLEQRPSGGLYVNARIGAETPSAFLVDTGAGYSSISQKLFRRLQRKNALVHIDRVAARMADGRLRAMDIYQAQSLQVGDNCELGPVEVAVLPGSQRNILGMSALAKAAPFMLGVNPPSMRLSHCAVALTQLGES from the coding sequence ATGCCTCGTCTCAGGAACTTTTTCCTTTATTTTGCACCATTATTGTGCGCCAATGTGGCCGCCCATGGGGTTGGGCCAGAGGCTGCTGTGGAAACAGTGGCCGCGCATGGTGTGGAACAAGATGTTGTTTTGGAACAACGCCCCTCCGGCGGCTTGTATGTCAATGCTCGTATTGGCGCCGAAACGCCGTCCGCGTTTCTTGTAGACACGGGGGCGGGTTACAGCAGCATTAGCCAGAAGCTTTTTCGGCGTTTGCAGCGGAAGAATGCCTTAGTGCACATCGATCGCGTTGCGGCGCGAATGGCAGATGGCCGGCTCCGGGCTATGGATATCTACCAGGCGCAGTCCCTGCAGGTGGGCGATAACTGTGAGCTAGGGCCGGTTGAAGTGGCCGTGCTGCCGGGGTCGCAGCGCAATATTCTGGGTATGAGTGCACTGGCTAAGGCCGCGCCCTTTATGCTCGGGGTGAATCCGCCATCGATGCGGCTGTCTCACTGTGCAGTGGCATTAACCCAACTCGGTGAGAGTTAG
- a CDS encoding NAD(P)/FAD-dependent oxidoreductase, producing the protein MADVDVLIIGAGLSGIGAACMLRKQLPGTRFAVLEARHSLGGTWDLFRYPGVRSDSDMYTLGYVFKPWTGGKALADGESIREYIAEAAEDYGVADHVHFGHRVTNANWNSARNRWEVEVQLASGEMQSWSCQFLHCCAGYYNYAGGYQPDFPGREAFQGQFVHPQHWPQDLDYTNKRVVVIGSGATAVTLVPAMADKAAKVTMLQRSPSYVLSLPAQDKLAQSFRRWLPESMAYGLNRWKNIGLSMWLYTLSRRKPETVKRFLRKGIRQALGPDFPVDTHFKPDYNPWDQRLCFVPDGDLFAALRSGKADIVTDHIDSLTSSGIRLRSGVEIDADIIVSATGLDLQFLGGMHLHHDGQPVDLTQSYVYRGMMLQDLPNFAFTVGYTNASWTLKADLTAAYVCRLIKHMQRKGYQRCTPRLRDDRLQPEPIIDFSSGYVQRALDRMPKQGSKAPWKLYQNYIRDRLLLGWGRLEDGSMEFARG; encoded by the coding sequence ATGGCGGACGTTGACGTCCTAATTATTGGTGCCGGCTTATCGGGCATTGGTGCAGCGTGTATGTTGCGTAAGCAGTTGCCAGGTACACGCTTTGCGGTGCTGGAGGCCCGCCACAGCTTGGGTGGAACCTGGGATCTGTTTCGCTACCCCGGAGTGCGCTCAGACTCAGACATGTACACCTTAGGTTATGTGTTCAAGCCTTGGACTGGCGGTAAGGCTCTGGCCGACGGGGAGTCTATACGCGAGTACATTGCCGAGGCCGCCGAGGATTATGGTGTGGCGGACCACGTGCATTTCGGGCATAGGGTCACCAATGCCAATTGGAACAGTGCCAGGAATCGTTGGGAGGTTGAGGTACAGTTGGCAAGCGGGGAGATGCAGTCCTGGAGCTGTCAGTTCTTGCATTGCTGTGCGGGATATTACAACTACGCTGGCGGCTATCAGCCCGACTTCCCCGGGCGCGAGGCCTTTCAAGGACAGTTCGTTCATCCTCAACATTGGCCACAGGACCTGGATTACACCAATAAACGGGTGGTCGTGATTGGCAGCGGTGCGACAGCGGTGACTCTAGTGCCCGCTATGGCCGACAAAGCCGCAAAAGTCACCATGCTGCAGCGGTCCCCATCCTATGTGCTCTCCCTGCCAGCTCAAGATAAGCTGGCGCAAAGCTTCAGGCGCTGGCTGCCGGAATCCATGGCATATGGCCTGAACCGCTGGAAAAATATTGGCTTGTCCATGTGGTTGTACACGCTCAGCCGGCGTAAGCCCGAAACCGTGAAACGCTTTTTGCGTAAAGGGATTCGCCAAGCTTTAGGCCCAGACTTTCCGGTGGATACGCATTTCAAACCGGACTACAACCCCTGGGATCAGCGGCTATGCTTTGTCCCTGATGGAGACTTGTTCGCCGCTTTGCGCTCAGGCAAGGCCGACATCGTCACGGACCACATCGACAGCTTGACCTCCAGCGGTATTCGGTTGCGCTCTGGTGTGGAGATCGACGCCGATATTATCGTCAGCGCCACAGGCTTAGACCTCCAGTTTTTAGGTGGCATGCATCTGCATCATGATGGCCAGCCAGTGGACCTGACGCAATCCTATGTGTATCGCGGGATGATGCTCCAAGATCTACCCAATTTTGCCTTCACCGTGGGTTATACCAACGCCTCATGGACCCTCAAGGCGGACCTGACGGCGGCATATGTTTGCCGGCTTATCAAGCATATGCAGCGCAAGGGATATCAGCGTTGCACCCCGCGACTGCGTGATGATCGCCTGCAGCCAGAGCCCATTATTGATTTTTCCTCCGGCTATGTTCAGCGCGCCCTCGATCGCATGCCCAAGCAGGGCTCGAAAGCGCCGTGGAAGCTTTACCAAAACTACATCCGCGACCGTCTATTGTTGGGCTGGGGGCGTCTTGAGGACGGCAGTATGGAGTTTGCGCGGGGATGA
- a CDS encoding (Fe-S)-binding protein has translation MSSQFPFALSDQCVRCGLCLPHCPTYQTQRREGEGPRGRIVLMEAIAASRLEYSPGAQEQLDHCLGCGRCETVCPAGVPYLAIRDAFRAENLRWYQRLRLWLLADPKGLIWRRLGLALLRWAPARLSRSKHWLSLATNIAKHPAARAQRAKEPAQTAQSSATLHLFQGCVAPELDSRAQQAVWRVLCSLPGHKVALSPRACCGAMAKHAGHTTLAKKHAEEIGRHTAPLVTLDSGCLAALGDAADNVFEACQLVLQEWPDHWQPKLESTRVYLHTPCTHYSAGNTRAIHDLLSRIQGITLIPVRGHGCCGAGGTHLLDDPEHAAQFAQAIVNECNAGPGFLVSTNIGCRVHLRLHMNLRHDIEVRHPLEILEDALQTPSS, from the coding sequence ATGAGCTCGCAATTCCCATTTGCGCTGAGCGATCAGTGCGTACGTTGCGGTTTGTGCTTGCCCCACTGCCCGACATATCAGACCCAACGCCGTGAGGGGGAAGGTCCACGCGGTCGTATCGTGTTAATGGAAGCCATTGCAGCCAGTCGCTTGGAGTACTCCCCTGGAGCGCAAGAGCAACTCGATCATTGTCTGGGCTGTGGTCGCTGTGAGACGGTCTGTCCAGCAGGAGTACCTTATCTCGCCATCCGAGACGCTTTTCGGGCCGAGAATCTGCGCTGGTATCAGCGTTTACGCTTGTGGCTCTTGGCTGACCCCAAAGGGCTCATCTGGCGCCGGCTCGGCTTGGCGCTCCTGCGCTGGGCACCGGCCAGGCTCAGCCGGAGTAAGCATTGGCTCAGCCTCGCTACTAACATTGCCAAACATCCGGCGGCGCGCGCCCAACGGGCCAAAGAGCCCGCGCAGACTGCGCAGTCCTCAGCAACATTGCATCTGTTCCAGGGCTGTGTTGCCCCCGAGTTAGATTCACGAGCCCAACAAGCCGTATGGCGCGTGCTTTGCAGCCTTCCCGGCCACAAGGTGGCGCTCAGCCCGCGTGCCTGCTGCGGCGCTATGGCCAAACACGCCGGTCACACCACACTGGCCAAAAAACATGCCGAGGAGATTGGCCGGCATACAGCCCCGTTGGTGACTCTGGATAGTGGCTGCTTGGCGGCCTTAGGCGACGCGGCAGATAACGTCTTTGAGGCCTGCCAACTGGTCCTGCAGGAATGGCCGGACCACTGGCAGCCAAAACTGGAGAGCACACGCGTATACCTTCACACACCATGTACGCATTACAGTGCCGGCAACACACGGGCCATCCACGACCTGCTCAGCCGCATTCAGGGAATTACCCTGATTCCGGTCCGTGGGCATGGATGCTGTGGTGCGGGTGGTACACACTTATTAGATGATCCAGAACATGCTGCGCAATTTGCCCAGGCAATCGTGAACGAGTGCAATGCCGGCCCCGGATTCCTCGTGTCCACAAACATTGGTTGTCGGGTGCACCTGCGCCTACACATGAACCTCAGGCATGACATTGAGGTCCGCCATCCACTGGAAATTCTGGAAGACGCCTTGCAGACTCCTTCCTCATGA
- a CDS encoding kinase — translation MATWSATSETTLQMLTAWVAGRRQRQSPLCIGLQGGQGTGKSTLSQALCERLEQHYSWRCCVLSLDDFYLGQEQRVALAAAVHPLLRTRGVPGTHDVQRGLQVMQAFHSAWPSEGVPLPRFSKAYDDRLPAEDESVLACRPDVVIFEGWCVGLPAQSLEALHAPCNSLEAEEDQAGRWRHYVNQELAGPYAEWFSYLDDVVCLLAPDWESICRWRAQQEEQTRSLSADPRAGMTPAQLSRFMQHYQRLSEWAELSLPQRAAVRLRVNVTHDWLPDVRWLAP, via the coding sequence ATGGCTACGTGGAGCGCAACATCCGAGACCACGCTGCAGATGCTCACTGCCTGGGTAGCCGGGCGGCGTCAGCGGCAGTCTCCACTGTGTATAGGCCTCCAAGGTGGTCAGGGCACAGGCAAGTCCACATTGAGTCAGGCCTTATGTGAGCGTCTGGAGCAGCATTACTCCTGGAGGTGCTGCGTGCTCAGTCTGGACGACTTTTATTTAGGGCAAGAGCAGCGTGTGGCCTTGGCTGCCGCGGTCCATCCTTTGCTGCGGACGCGGGGTGTGCCTGGTACTCATGACGTACAACGAGGTCTGCAGGTGATGCAAGCATTCCATAGTGCTTGGCCCAGCGAAGGTGTGCCTCTGCCCCGATTTTCCAAGGCTTACGACGATCGTTTGCCTGCTGAGGATGAATCCGTATTGGCCTGTCGCCCCGATGTCGTGATTTTTGAGGGTTGGTGTGTGGGGTTGCCTGCGCAGAGCTTGGAGGCACTGCATGCTCCGTGTAATTCGCTTGAAGCCGAGGAAGATCAGGCTGGGCGGTGGCGTCATTACGTCAACCAAGAACTCGCAGGTCCTTACGCCGAATGGTTTTCCTATTTGGATGATGTGGTGTGTTTGCTGGCGCCAGACTGGGAGAGTATCTGCCGTTGGCGGGCGCAGCAGGAGGAACAGACTCGGTCGCTCAGTGCCGACCCCAGAGCTGGTATGACCCCCGCCCAGCTCTCACGCTTTATGCAGCATTATCAGCGCCTCAGTGAATGGGCTGAACTATCGCTTCCACAGCGCGCGGCGGTGCGCTTGCGCGTGAACGTCACGCATGATTGGTTGCCCGATGTTCGCTGGTTGGCGCCTTAA
- the rpsI gene encoding 30S ribosomal protein S9, which yields MATTQNYGTGRRKTAAARVFIKPGNGEITVNGKPLDDFFGRPTSRMIVRQPLVELDAENRFDIKVTCRGGGASGQAGAIRHGLARALVDFDESFKPVMRAAGFLTRDARKVERKKVGLHKARRATQYSKR from the coding sequence ATGGCAACTACGCAAAACTACGGGACGGGTCGGCGGAAAACCGCAGCGGCTCGCGTATTTATTAAGCCCGGAAATGGCGAAATCACGGTAAACGGCAAGCCGTTGGATGACTTTTTTGGTCGTCCTACGTCGCGCATGATTGTGCGCCAGCCGCTGGTGGAACTGGACGCCGAAAATCGTTTCGACATTAAAGTCACCTGCCGTGGTGGTGGTGCCAGTGGCCAAGCGGGTGCTATTCGTCATGGTTTAGCACGGGCGCTGGTGGATTTTGACGAGAGCTTCAAGCCAGTGATGCGCGCTGCAGGCTTTCTCACTCGCGATGCCCGTAAGGTGGAGCGTAAGAAAGTCGGTCTGCATAAAGCACGCCGGGCAACTCAATACAGCAAACGGTAA